The following proteins come from a genomic window of Megalobrama amblycephala isolate DHTTF-2021 linkage group LG1, ASM1881202v1, whole genome shotgun sequence:
- the LOC125272027 gene encoding signaling mucin HKR1-like produces the protein MSLFSVFMLCFFSTYSFIPLTLPSPSNPQALSLNISRARTTESLLASTRAASFSGHLPSRLRKYPQEVALSSLTASSNQAKALLASLSASSLSAESLLLSSTFRHHRLLREQNFSSSSLPLPISNGRSPPSPTSPTSSSSPSSPSALTSLSLSSLALKPTAIHSLEFDKERNKTEPKTVTRDDGE, from the coding sequence ATGTCTTTATTCTCAGTTTTTATGCTCTGTTTCTTCTCTACCTACTCTTTTATCCCCCTCACTTTGCCTTCACCATCCAACCCTCAGGCTCTGAGTCTGAACATCAGCAGAGCCAGAACAACCGAGTCGCTCCTCGCAAGCACCAGAGCTGCTAGCTTCTCCGGCCACCTGCCCTCCAGATTGCGGAAGTACCCCCAGGAGGTAGCGCTGTCCTCCTTGACGGCCTCCTCCAACCAGGCCAAAGCACTTCTGGCTAGCCTTTCCGCGTCCAGCCTCTCAGCCGAGTCCCTCCTCCTCTCGTCCACCTTCAGACACCACCGGTTACTGAGAGAGCAGAACTTCAGCTCCTCAAGCCTTCCTCTTCCCATCTCCAACGGTCGCTCCCCTCCCTCTCCAACCTCACCCACGTCCTCTTCCTCACCCTCATCACCCTCTGCTCTCACCTCTCTGAGTCTGTCCTCGCTAGCCCTGAAACCCACCGCCATCCACAGCCTGGAGTTTGACAAGGAGCGGAACAAGACTGAACCCAAGACGGTGACTCGGGATGATGGGGAATAA